The genome window AATTAACCCATCCAAGCTTTTGAGATCGGATCCACTCCTAGTCAGATTTTTCCGATCAATCCTATGGAAAAAAGGTGATGATAGCATGGGGTGGGCGAACAAGTGTCAGCTAATGGCTAGCCAAGAAGCCTTCCAACCAACACAAATGGCGACGCAAACTAGCAAAACGCCAAATGAATCCCGCACCGTCGCCACAAAGGTGGCCAAGCGAAAGCTGAACCGACTCctactttcttctcttctcttctctcaggTAAACACTAAACTCAATCAATCATCCTTTCTCCTATCAAAACCCTACAACTTTCAAATATCATAATCACCACactcctttcctttccttttccttcattAAAAATATCCGAGAGCTGTAGTTTTTCTTGTGCTGATGTAGTAAATGCTAATGGCTTCTCGTGGTATACTTatgataagttgttttttaatcattacgTAATTGTTGCTgtcttgatttattaattaatgcaaaAGTAAAAATTCAAGtgttttaaattcttaataGTAAGTAAGTAGGGATTATAGTGAAATGAGAGAAAGTTAGTAGCGATTATATTGCTTGTAGATTTACTGCTAAAACCATTTTAGTGGAAGCCAATGCAGCTGTACTTTGACATTTTTGAGGAGGGAGGAAATCTCTTCGACTTGCTCTGCATCAATTTCTGTTACCAAGTTATTGGCTTTCAAAAAATGTAGTCTTACTGATTTTGGGTGTTCTTTAGGAGCAAGGTGGCAGGTTGAATTGAGTGTTGTTAATGTACTTTAgaaaccataattttcaaactttaagTGTTCTCAGATGACTTGTTTTTAACGATGAATTATCTGAATACGTTTTATCTGTCAAAGCTAATAGCTTCTTTCTGTCTAAGGACTGATGTTTTTCTTACTCATTGATTTCTTGATCGGATCATTGTTAAATTTGTCTATGTGCTTGATGTTTCGTGGTAAAAATCATTTAGAATCTACAGTTTATAAATACAGAATCTTATAGCAGCTGCtgttttaattgacttttttacATAGGATTTTATATTCACGAGAATCATTTGGGTTATGTTTTCATATTGCTCCATGGATCACATGTCGGCCAAGGTTTTACAtggtataaatttgtaatatcacttcaagtaaaaataaattaactttttcaATTAGGTATCAGCTTTGcagtttttttatgtaatttatttttcttgccttgAGAAATCCTTCGCCAGTTTGGGCTTGTAGGCAGTCCTTTGAGTATTTCAAGttagaaaattgtttttattttattttattttgatctgcATAAAAGAGGGACAGGGAATTGAATTTTCATACTCGTAACAACTAAACTTACCAGAGAATTTAGTGGACCACTTCGAGCTGGTGCTATGCTCACCCTGCTGTTTGTATTTGGCCCTTGCCTCCTGAATCTATTGGTAACTTGTGATAAAAGTGTTTATAATCATTTTTGACACTCGTCACCGTTATACTGAGTAAATGGATCCGAGGAGGTTGCTGTTGCAGAACCCAGACCTTTTGTATGAAATTCATTTGTAACAGTAGCATGCTTCACAATGAGAGCAGAATTAGCTATCTTAAATGTTGTGGGGAAGTAAAAAAACAACGATGTGCCATTAAATGTTAAAGAACAATATTATCACTACGAAATTAAGATTAGAACATGCACGCATAGTGCTGATTTTAAAGTATCTTTGAAGTGTTTTTACTCGCAATGATAGCTCACATTTCagtcaaaaatatcaaattagacCGTAGTAGATCTCTAATATTTTGTCGATGGCCTGATGATGACttccataaatatatttttgtctaaTATATGTAGCTATGCAACATCAAAATGAGTTAATCATTCTTTCTGTTTTCCTCTTTCAGCAATCTGAGTCGTATCTCATTCTCAGGTAAGACTAGCTTCTTCCACAAAAGCATGCCTTCAAAGTTAATGCAGATAGATTTGAAAAGTTTGAAGGAGCCTTCAAATTACAAGACAAGCTATATGTGTTGCTTACATGGGAACATGACTGCTTTGAGTTTAATAATGTTGTCTTCAGCCTTCTTCATGAGTCAAGCTCTGGAATGCTGGTTACTGGAATTGACTTGTCAAATCTAATTCTGGTAGTGTAGGTCCTGAAGGAGGTGTAACACACAAGTGCTGACATAAAATTTTTGGAGAGATTTCGTGACTTGGTTATCTTAGAGTCtttgttcttattttctttccttttctttcttacaTAGGTAAGCTTAGAGGTAACATCCTATACAAAGCTGACACAATCAATAAGGATCGTGTTACTTTTATTTATCAGTATGTTATGATTTTCCAACTTTCcccatataattattttattgcccacaataagaaaatgaagtgCTCAGATTTGTCAAGGTTTTTGAactcctttatatttttttcgtttttattGTACGTCCCGAGCAACCATAGTCTTGAAACATGGCTGCTTGAGAGATTCTGTTTGTTACCTGAATAGACTTTGATATTGGAATCTCACCTTTACACATGGCTGAAGTTTATTACGAGGCCCAacttaaatttatcttttaattgtgATATATATGTCAGTTTTCcgtcatccattttttttttatgaaaatatatttacacGCAAACGCTGGCATTCCTAcgtcattttgttttctttttccttgatgCCCCAGATACCGATGAAAACAGAACAAGTAATGAAGCAGCTGAAACCAACTTTTTTCAGGAATGTTGTGAAAGATATTCCAAGACCTGGTCCAAGTTCTCCAGGAGACAACATGAAAGTTAACGTGGTTGATTGCAAAGCGCAGGAACTTGTTTCTCCAAATGCTCCTTTAGAAGAGGACAGACCTGGGGAAGTAAAAATGGAGGCTTCCATAACACCAGATGATGTTATACGAGCTGGTGGCTTTGGAGCTAGAGATGATATAAATAGCTTTCTTCCTGTTGCAAGTGATTCAACAGGCTTTGAAGCAACAATCCTTGATGCTAGAAACTATGAAGAGCCACAGGGAGAAATACAAAGACCAGGTCTTGACTGGACAGAAGCGACAGAAAGGAAGCAGTTGTTTTGCCAGTCCTTGAGACCTAGTTGCCACAGACAACTTTTTCTGGTGGTTCTGGCTTCTGATATTTTGTGGCATGTTCGTAACATGTAACTCCGtggtttaaatttattaattatttatttcatgtttctGTTTGCATGATTTTGGTATTCATGAAATACAGATAGACGCTTGCTCCTCgctcaaagaaataaaagaaatttaagttcatGATCCGTTTAAAAATCATCATGAGCTAATACTATAAGCCCTCTTTACAGAATTGCCTacttaaaattttcatttttattaacaattaaatGGCCTGCTGACTCTTACTCTCTATTATGCTGACGATTGCTATGGCAACCCAACTTTCCATCAGACcttataattgtaatttacAGTTGTACGCATTATGGTCCATATTCTCCCGAGGAATCTTTTCCTGATATTCCTTATAAGTGGCCAGCATCATGAGAAAGCTATTTCCTTCTGAAGATTCTTTGGCCAGGAGCTAGGATTGCC of Populus trichocarpa isolate Nisqually-1 chromosome 16, P.trichocarpa_v4.1, whole genome shotgun sequence contains these proteins:
- the LOC18106124 gene encoding uncharacterized protein LOC18106124, with protein sequence MATQTSKTPNESRTVATKVAKRKLNRLLLSSLLFSQQSESYLILSLLHESSSGMLVTGIDLSNLILIPMKTEQVMKQLKPTFFRNVVKDIPRPGPSSPGDNMKVNVVDCKAQELVSPNAPLEEDRPGEVKMEASITPDDVIRAGGFGARDDINSFLPVASDSTGFEATILDARNYEEPQGEIQRPGLDWTEATERKQLFCQSLRPSCHRQLFLVVLASDILWHVRNM